In Balaenoptera acutorostrata chromosome 8, mBalAcu1.1, whole genome shotgun sequence, the genomic stretch TACCGCGACGCTGGGCCGACTTTCTTCCTTCCGCCGACCCTTGGTTTCTTCTGCGCGATGGCATCCGGGTTGGTGAGGCTGCTGTTGCGGAGGCCCCGCTGCCTCCTGGCACCGGGCGTACCCGCTCTCGCCCCGCCGATTCGGGGAGTGAAGAAGGCATTCCGCGCCGCCTTCCGCTTCCAGAAGGAGTTAGAGCGGTGGCGCCTGCTTCGGTGCCCGCCGCCGCCCGTGCGCCGGTAGGAGCCACCTCGGGAAGGGGTAGGGGTGGCGGTTGGGGACcctggcctcccctccccgcaGCTTCGGCCCGGCGGCGGGAAGGATTGCTCACTGCTGGTGCGCTCCCGCCTTGACCCTAGTTGTGCGATAGGGACCCGCGCGGGACGTGGACGCGTGGCTGAGGCAAAGGGAATGATGGGTTTCTGCTAAGGGGTTGGGCGCGTGGCTGCCCCCGACGCTTTCGGAACTCCCATTTAGAATCCGAAAGTTGTGCGAAATGAGGCCGGCTGGAGGGTAATCTTTATTTGGGCTTGGGTGTTGTAGCCCCTGCTTTGTGATGATGTCTGCGAATTCTTTGGGTACGGACAAGAGGGAAGAAAGCACTCCACAGTATTGCGATTTAGGGCAAGAAAAAATTATACAATCACAAGTCCACTGTccagagaaaaagggaaacgGTTTGGCTTTAGGTTTCTGCCGAAATTAATCTTGTTCCAGTAGTAGAAAATCTGGTAGGAATAGACGCAGATCTTTATGGCTTCAAAAAAGACCCTACTATGCATGAGGTTTTGcacctttttctctttaataatgTGTCTTTGACATGTAGTTGTGGCTATACAGGTAGATGCACCTCACTCTTTTACGACTCCATTTATGGGTGTTTGAGTTCCATACTGTTGCTATTACAACCCATGAAACAGTGTACATCTGTTAGTTACACCGATGTAACAGCTTTGAAGTTATTACTCTTTTGgaaatttattatgaaaatttgatAGGTACTTTAATGTTGCCCTCCAAAAAAAAAGGTTGATCCGGTTTATACACCTACTAGGAGGTGTATACGTGTTCATAGTCCTATATACTTTCAACACAGAATATTAAGTTctttctaaaaagtaaaataaaataatgtttcttcTTAATTCACATTTGATTATTGTGATGTCACTTTAGGCTTTTATAGTTGGAAGAAACTTTATGGATTGTATAGATTATATACATCGCATGACTTACAACCCATATCTTTATACTTTGCTGCACTTTTTTACttaaaagagttttattttcGATTTAttgtctttatattaaaaaagaccTATTAATCATTCTTGAGAATGATTATGaacttttaacctatttgtaaTATTGATACTAGATTATTTAATTGCTAATTTAAATGGTTGttttcaaaacttaaaataataaaatacaagataaatataataTACTTACTGTTTATGGGTTGACCCTATgaaattataatttgtatttcataTCTAAGTATGAAGCGTAGTCCCATTTAGAGCAGAAGTAAAGAACCTGAAAGTTAGGATAATGGCTTAGTCTCTGATGTTGAAGAACCACTTTGATGTGGCATTTGACTCAAAGGGAGAATTAATCTGGCAAAGAACCACGAGTAATCATGTGACATaagttttaattttcagaaaatcaGAGTCTGGAATTTAAATGAaactcagtattttaaaatctcctttatataattaataaaattgcATCACAATGAAAAATGTTTGCATCATAGTAACATCTTGTTGTTCTCTTTACCATCTatcttctgttttacattttcagtTCAGAGAAGCCCAACTGGGATTACCATGCTGAAATGCAAGCATTTGGCCATCGGTTACAGGAAACCTTTTCCTTAGATCTTCTCAAAACTGCATTTGTTAATAGCTGCTATATTAAAAGTGAGGAGGCCAAACGCCAAAAACTTGGAATAGAGAAAGAAGCTGTTCTTCTGAACCTTAAAGATAATCAAGAACTATCTGAACAAGGGACATCTTTTTCACAAACTTGCCTCACACAGTTTTTTGAGGACGCATTCTCAGACTTGCCCACTGAAGGCGTTAAAAGTCTAGTCGACTTTCTCACCAGTGAGGAAGTTGTGTGTCATGTGGCTAGAAACTTGGCAGTGGAGGAGTTAACGTTGAGTGCAGAATTCCCAGTCCCCCCAGCTGTGTTAAGGCAGACTTTCTTTGCAGTGATTGGAGTCCTGTTAGAGAGCAGCGGACCTGAGAGGACTGCACTTTTCATCAGGGTAGGTGATTGTTAATTGCACACGCTGGGAcatgcttgaggtagacagaaagaaaaatttctttttgtaCTTAATGTCCTTGCTCTATGACCTCGGCAGGTTACGTGTGAGTTTTTCTCCCTGCCCAAACTGAGAAAGACCTAAAGCTTTTCTATGGTGGTGTCTTAACTATTCCAGTTGTCTCTTACTGAAGACAGCATCAGAGGTGAATACTAAATTCTGGGTTGTGAGTTCATAAGCACCGCAAGCCACGTCTTTAACTTTACATCCTCAGGTACAAGGGTAGTGCCTACATGGTAGACGCTCAGTAGatgtttagtgaatgaatgagtccAAAGGACACTATTGGAGGGCCTAGTATGGTTAGGGAGCTCCATGCTTAAGTAATAGCTGCTGTTCTGTTCTTCTAAAGTGATAAAAGCTTGGATTTCTGAGTCCCTATGATGTATACCTAACTCCTTGTGTTAGCCAGTAGCTTGGCtaattaaaatacttaataaataattgGTATGACTTAACTCCACTGTCCTTTTAGAATTGTTAACTGGGAGAAGCTTCATCCTTTGCTTTTGGATGAAAACATGAGTTTTTGGTCTTTCTTACATAGTGGATAGTCCAGGCAATCACTTCAAGTCACAAAAACAGTCTTGATTCAGACCTTTGAACGTCAGGTGTTTTAAACCAGCATCCCTTACTGTTGGaatctatttatttagttttgacaCTGAGTTTGCTCATTTTGATCAAGAAGGATACCTGTATTAACCAACATTCAGACTTTGTTCATAGATGAGAcctgtcttcctccttccccaaccagggcttatAATAGGTAGACTACCTGTTTGCCTTTGGGAAGCAGGTATGTTAAGTGACCCCTCTGGAGTGGGAgctgagggaaaaaaggaaagcgGAAGATATTTACTTGATGTCTGTAAACTGGTGTAGTGCTTTCTGAGCCTGATCAGTGTTTAAAACAGACTCTAGTGAGCATTTTGTTCCCTGCTGGAACCTTGTAACCAGGTTCCTTTACATGGGGGTTGGCTGTCAGCTTCTAGTTTCCTGGGTGGGATTCCTTTCAAAATGACATCCCTTCTGTGAGTTCCACATCAGGACTTAAGGATTTGTATACCTCTGATATCAGGTGCAGACTTCCACCCCATTACTGCAGGCAGCTTCTGCCAGCCT encodes the following:
- the MRPL44 gene encoding 39S ribosomal protein L44, mitochondrial; the encoded protein is MASGLVRLLLRRPRCLLAPGVPALAPPIRGVKKAFRAAFRFQKELERWRLLRCPPPPVRRSEKPNWDYHAEMQAFGHRLQETFSLDLLKTAFVNSCYIKSEEAKRQKLGIEKEAVLLNLKDNQELSEQGTSFSQTCLTQFFEDAFSDLPTEGVKSLVDFLTSEEVVCHVARNLAVEELTLSAEFPVPPAVLRQTFFAVIGVLLESSGPERTALFIRDFLITQMTGKELFEIWKIINPMGLLVEELKKRNISAPESRLTRQSGSTTALPVYFVGLYCDKKLIAEGPGETVMVAEEEAARVALRKLYGFTENRRPWDYSKPKEHVRAEKTITAS